The following are encoded in a window of Roseivirga misakiensis genomic DNA:
- a CDS encoding glycosyltransferase family 4 protein, with protein MQHSKKPKFLLIGGFASSLINFRGPLLRALTLKFDVYATAPFVDQDTRLKVEALGVTCISNNFERTGLNPIKDLLAFRQLKQEIRAIKPDYVLAYTIKPVIFGLMASGKKNVKKYALITGRGSGFDSNTFKAQTIRSIVKRLYKRSLSNVEGIIFQNSNDEIFFIEESIISKNANSTVIEGTGVDLAYYHASKSKNREDLDKIKFLFVARLIKEKGIPELFEATKQLKKYYDNFEVQLLGWVDPNPGGISKEEIEAMDATGVITYLGTTDDIRPFMDNADVFVLPTYYNEGLPRTIQEAMAMSKPIITTDHPGCRETVVEGENGFLVPTKNADVLRDRMEYFIKTPQAIRSMGIASLSMAREKFDVNKINSRIFEFMQLTNV; from the coding sequence TTGCAGCACTCCAAAAAGCCTAAATTTCTTTTAATTGGTGGATTCGCATCCTCACTGATCAACTTTCGTGGCCCGCTATTAAGAGCGCTTACGCTTAAATTTGACGTGTACGCCACCGCACCCTTTGTCGATCAAGATACTCGCCTTAAAGTTGAAGCCTTGGGAGTTACGTGCATTTCTAACAATTTTGAGCGTACCGGTCTAAACCCAATTAAAGACTTGTTAGCCTTTAGGCAGTTAAAACAGGAAATAAGGGCTATAAAACCCGATTATGTTTTAGCCTATACGATCAAGCCAGTAATTTTTGGATTGATGGCCTCAGGAAAAAAAAACGTAAAGAAATACGCCTTAATAACTGGCCGAGGTTCAGGCTTTGATTCAAACACCTTCAAAGCACAAACAATTAGGAGTATAGTAAAGAGGCTTTATAAAAGATCACTTTCCAATGTTGAAGGGATTATCTTTCAGAACTCAAATGATGAGATATTTTTCATCGAAGAGAGTATTATATCGAAAAACGCAAACTCGACTGTAATAGAGGGCACAGGTGTAGATTTAGCTTACTACCATGCTTCTAAAAGCAAGAATCGTGAGGATTTGGACAAGATTAAGTTCTTGTTTGTCGCTAGACTTATCAAGGAAAAAGGAATTCCGGAGCTTTTTGAAGCAACGAAACAGCTCAAAAAGTACTACGATAACTTTGAAGTACAACTTTTGGGATGGGTAGATCCAAATCCGGGAGGAATTTCTAAAGAAGAAATTGAGGCAATGGACGCCACTGGGGTTATAACTTATTTGGGTACCACGGATGACATTCGTCCATTTATGGATAATGCCGATGTCTTTGTTTTACCGACTTACTACAATGAAGGATTACCGAGAACAATACAAGAGGCTATGGCTATGTCCAAACCTATAATAACCACTGATCATCCAGGCTGTAGAGAGACTGTTGTTGAGGGTGAGAATGGTTTTCTGGTACCAACAAAGAATGCAGATGTCCTGCGAGATAGGATGGAATACTTTATCAAAACCCCCCAAGCAATTCGATCAATGGGAATAGCGAGTTTAAGCATGGCTCGAGAAAAGTTTGATGTGAATAAGATTAACAGTCGAATTTTTGAATTTATGCAGTTAACCAATGTATAA
- a CDS encoding glycosyltransferase family 4 protein, translating into MKILFVQKEGGIFGAENYQLKVIPGLLDENVVIEFLRLYTNLQGGKGGEFVDRLTNMGVKVHEINISKYPTPWVLAKIHRVAKAGSYDLIHTHLIHADFYLALAKLLFQGKYTLVSTKHGYDNAFTSKYGFDASKQTKTPYFLISKWSEKRMRASFTISKGLRDFFVKTKLSTSDKMELIHYGFDMANHFETKGLSQFRLAKKQLIIVGRLVAFKGHQFLIDAMELVKKEYSSEVKLLIAGTGDLEDELKRKVCNLRLKDQISFLGYSENVGEYMANSDIVVVPSVSEGFGVVFLEAFAAKTPVVSWDVPAGNELMKHAESGYHVEPYDIRKLANQLISIFENPEVQTRIAENAYSNLMEYYNLNRMVTETIAFYERSRRI; encoded by the coding sequence GTGAAAATACTTTTTGTACAGAAAGAAGGAGGAATATTTGGTGCTGAAAACTATCAGTTGAAAGTTATTCCAGGCCTGCTTGACGAAAATGTTGTAATAGAATTTCTAAGATTATACACCAACCTTCAAGGGGGGAAAGGGGGCGAATTTGTAGACCGCCTCACTAACATGGGAGTAAAAGTCCATGAGATTAATATTAGTAAATATCCTACTCCTTGGGTGTTGGCTAAAATACATAGGGTAGCTAAAGCCGGAAGTTATGATCTTATACATACGCATCTTATTCATGCAGATTTTTATTTGGCATTAGCGAAACTTCTTTTCCAAGGAAAGTACACCTTGGTTTCGACAAAGCATGGCTATGATAATGCCTTCACTTCGAAGTATGGGTTTGATGCGTCTAAACAGACCAAAACACCTTATTTTTTAATAAGTAAATGGTCTGAGAAAAGAATGCGTGCATCCTTTACCATTTCTAAAGGTTTAAGAGATTTTTTTGTTAAAACTAAACTATCTACATCCGATAAAATGGAGTTGATACATTATGGTTTTGATATGGCAAATCATTTTGAAACAAAAGGACTGTCTCAATTTCGATTAGCCAAAAAACAATTGATTATTGTCGGACGTCTCGTAGCCTTTAAAGGACATCAGTTTCTAATAGATGCAATGGAATTAGTTAAGAAAGAGTACAGCTCTGAGGTTAAACTGTTAATTGCAGGTACTGGTGATTTAGAAGATGAACTAAAGAGAAAGGTGTGTAACTTAAGGCTTAAGGATCAAATTTCATTTTTGGGTTATAGTGAGAATGTAGGGGAATATATGGCTAATAGTGATATTGTGGTGGTGCCTTCAGTCTCTGAAGGCTTTGGTGTTGTTTTTCTTGAGGCTTTTGCCGCCAAAACTCCTGTTGTATCATGGGATGTGCCAGCGGGAAATGAATTAATGAAGCACGCTGAATCTGGATATCATGTTGAGCCTTATGATATTAGGAAGTTGGCTAATCAACTGATTTCAATCTTTGAAAACCCAGAAGTTCAAACTAGAATAGCCGAAAATGCATATTCTAACTTGATGGAATATTATAATTTAAATCGCATGGTGACGGAGACAATTGCATTCTATGAGAGGTCAAGGAGGATTTGA
- a CDS encoding sugar transferase, which translates to MYKRGGKRLFDFFVGLIGFTILSPVFLLTALLLLLVNRDTPFFFQSRPGLQGRIFKIFKFKTMTDAKDADGNLLPDKDRLTWVGSLVRKLSLDEIPQLMNVILGDMSLVGPRPLLVEYLGLYNAEQSKRHDVRPGITGWAQINGRNALSWEKKFELDVWYVSHQSFGLDMKILFLTVLKVLKPQDISSDTSVTMEKFTGSPE; encoded by the coding sequence ATGTATAAAAGAGGAGGCAAAAGGCTTTTTGATTTCTTTGTTGGGCTTATTGGTTTTACAATTCTATCTCCAGTTTTTTTATTGACGGCTTTGTTGTTATTGCTTGTTAACCGAGATACACCGTTTTTTTTTCAATCTCGTCCTGGGCTTCAAGGTCGTATATTTAAGATTTTCAAGTTCAAAACCATGACTGATGCCAAGGATGCGGATGGTAATTTGTTACCTGATAAAGACAGGCTTACATGGGTTGGAAGTTTAGTGAGAAAGCTATCATTAGATGAAATTCCGCAATTGATGAACGTAATTTTAGGGGATATGTCTCTAGTCGGCCCTAGGCCTCTTTTAGTAGAATATTTGGGTCTTTATAATGCTGAGCAGTCAAAAAGGCATGATGTTCGGCCCGGAATTACTGGTTGGGCACAGATTAACGGCAGAAATGCACTGAGTTGGGAAAAGAAATTTGAGCTTGACGTTTGGTATGTGAGTCACCAATCTTTTGGCTTAGATATGAAAATCTTATTTTTAACTGTCCTAAAGGTCTTGAAACCACAGGACATCAGTTCGGATACTTCAGTTACTATGG